The Pantoea phytobeneficialis genomic sequence CCAGGGCACGGGCAATCGCCACCCGCTGTTGCTGACCACCCGAAAGCTGCGACGGCCAGGCGTTGCGTTTCTCATACAGGCCAACTTTATGCAGCAACGCTTCGGCTTCCTCCAGCGCTTCTTTCTGGCTGCGTTTCTGCACATGGACCGGCGCTTCCATGATGTTTTGCAACACAGTTTTATGCGGCCACAGGTTGAAACTCTGGAAGACAAAACCAAGCTGCATACGCATCAATTTGATGCTGCGACGCTGCTCGCGATTCAGCTTTTCATGCGGGTTATCGATGGTGACCAACTCATCACCCACCGCAATTTCACCGCCCTGCGGCACTTCGAGGAACGGAATACAGCGCAGCAAGGTACTTTTGCCCGAGCCGCTGGCACCAATCAGCGAAATCACGTCGCCGTCCTGCGCCGTCAGACTGATGTCGTGCAGCACTTCATGGCCACCGTAACTTTTTCTGAGATGGCTCAGGGCGATAGTCGGTTTGCTCATTAACGTGCTCCAGCGTAGTAAGGGGACAAACGGCGCTCCAGCAGCGCCACACCTTTGCTCACCAGCACGGTCAGCAGCAGGTAAATAATCGCCGCGCTGAGAAACACCTCCAGCGCGCGGAACGTCTCGGAGACAATCGAATCGGCAATTCCAGTCATCTCCATCAGGCTGATGGTACTGACCAGAGAGGTCGATTTGATCATCGAGATGATTTCATTGCTATACGCCGGCAGCGCCTGACGGATGGCAATCGGCAGCGTGATGCGCCGCAGGGTGGTGAAGCGCGACATGCCGCACACCTTCGCCGCTTCCAGCGATTGCACGCTTACCGCGTTCAAACCACCGCGCAGAATTTCTGAGGTATAAGCCGCATCATTAAGAATTAACGCGATCAGGCCACACCAGTAAGGATCACGCAGCAGCGGCCAGAAAATACTTTCGCGCACCGCCGGTAAGCTGCCGAGTCCGTAGTAGATCATAAAAATCTGGATCAGCAGCGGCGTACCACGAAACAGCCAGACGTAAAAACGCGCCAGGTAACTGCCTGCTCGGTTCTGACGTAGCAGATTAAGCAGCAGCGCCAGCACGCCACCGCCAACCAGCGACAGCACGGCAAGATTGAGCGTCAGCGGTAATCCGCGCAGCAGCGCCACCAGAGTGTGCTGCAAAAAGGAAAAATCCATCAGGCCTCCTTACAACCGGGCGCGTTGTTGCCCGCGCATGGCCACTTTTTCCACATAGCGGAAGACAAAATCGGAACAGGTGGTGATGATCAGATAAATCACCGCTCCCACGCTGTAAAAGAAGAACGGCATTTGCGTTGAGTTGGAGGCGGTCGAAATCTGGTTCATGGTTTCCACCAGGCCAGTGACCGAAACCAGGGCCGACTCTTTAATCACCGATTGCCACTGATTACCCATGCCGGGCAGCGCCGTTTTCAGCGCCTGCGGCACAATCATGCGGCGAAACATCATTAAACGGCCCATACCGGTGACGGTGGCCGCTTCCAGCGTGCCTTTTGGGATGGCGTAATACGCACCGCGAAACACGCCGCTTTGATAAGCACCGGAGATCAGGCCGATAGCGATGGCCCCGGCTACAAAGCCGTTTACATCGTAGGGGCCGGGGATATCGAGGATTTCACCAAAGAAGGCCACCACCTGGCGGCCACCAAAGTAAAACAGGTAAATCACCAACAGTTCCGGCACACCGCGAAACAGCGTGATGTAACCACCCGCCAGCTTTTGTTGCCAGCGCGATCCACCAATCTGCATCCAGCACAACAGGCTGCCAAGAATTGCGCCCAGCAGCCAGGCGCAGAGAGAAACGGTCACGGTGACGGTGGCGGCATTGAGCAGCACGCCGCCCCAGCCTTCGTCACCAAACCCTAACAGTTGCCAGTCGATAGTCATAAGCGTCAGGCATTACTCCGCAGGTGCGACGTTCTCGCCGAACCACTTGATAGAAAGCTGTTTCAGGGTGCCGTCTTTGATCATCGATACCAGCGCAGCATCCAGCGCGGCTTTCAGTTCCGGGTTGTTTTTACGCAAGGCAATAGCCGAACCCTGACCCAGCACACCGCCGACAAAACCGTAGCCGGTGCTGTTTACGGTATCAGCGTGCTTTTTCACATAGGCGTTGAGGTTGGTGCGTGACGCCATTACCGCATCAACACGACCATTCAGCAGGTCAGCGAAGGTTTCCGGGCCGCCCTGATAAGTACGGATGGTGGCAACATCGGCCAGGTATTTATTCAGGAAGTCAGCCTGAATGGTGGCAACCTGCACGGCAATGGTTTTGCCTTTGAATTTCGCGCGCAGCGCGTCGATGGCTTTGGTCATACCCGCTTCATCGCCCGCCGTGACCACTTCGTTGTTACCCGGCAGGGTATCCAGCGCACTGCCCTTCAGGGTCACGAAACCTGAAACGCTCACGGTGTACTGATGGGTAAAATCCACCACCTCTTCACGCTTTGGCGTAACGGTAACCGCATCAACCACTGCGTCATATTTGCCGTCTACCAGGCCTGGGATCATGCCAGACCATTTCTGCGCCACCAGCTCATATTTAAAGCCAACGCGCTTTGCCAGCTCCGCCACCATATCCGGCTCATAACCGACAATTTTGCCGCTCGGTGTGGACTGGTTAAACGGAGGATAAGCCGCCTCAGTAGCAAATTTCAGGGTGCCGAAATCTTTCGCCTGGACCAGAGCAGAAGAGGCAAGCAGCAGCATGCCAACGGAAGCAGTAAAAAGCCCTTTACGCATCATAAAACCTCAAAGTTTGTTATTGATTGTTGGAGAGTAGATCGATGGCTAAACGGGCTAAAGCCTGAGTGCCTGCGTGAATACTGCGCTCGTCGGGCTGGTAGTCCGAGTTGTGCAGATGATCGTCGCGACCCGGTGCGCCAGAACCGATATGGATCTGGCAACCCGGCGCACGTTCGGTAAACAGCGAGAAATCCTCGGCACCGAAACTGGCACTGGGTTTCGCCACAATCGTTTTACCGAACTGGTGCGACAGAATGGTTTCCAGCTGATCAATCAACGCATCATCATTCATCAGGGGCGGCACGCCGCGCTGATAATTGACCTCGATACGCGTGTTCAGCGCCAGCGCCACCCCGGCACAAATACGTTTAAACGCCGTCTCGATATGCGCGCGCGTGGCCGGTGATTTGGCACGTACCGTGCCCTGAATCAGGCAGCTATCAGGGACGATATTATGCGTGGTACCACCGTGAATATGGCCAACGGTCAGTACCGCTGAGTTCGACGGATCGACTTCACGCGAGATGATGGTCTGCAACTGGGTAATCAGATGCACGGCAGCGATAATCGGGTCGGTCCCCATATGCGGGCGTGCCGCATGGGTAGAGACGCCGTGCACTACCAAATCAAACTCATCGCTGGATGCCGTGCTGGCCCCGCGCGTCAGACCGATTTCACCGGCCGCCAGCTCAGGTTTGTTGTGCAGCGTCACCGCCAGATCGATGCCATCGGCAGCACCGTCAGCAATCATCGCTTCCGCGCCACTTTCCGGCGTCTCTTCGGCGGGTTGAAAAATCAGGCGTACAGTGCCATGCAACTGGTGGCGGTAATGCGGCAGGATCGCCGCCACGCCCAACATGGTTGCGGTATGAATATCGTGCCCGCAGGCGTGCATTTTACCGGGATAGTTGCTGCTGAAGGGCAATCCGGTTTGTTCGTGAATCGGCAACGCGTCCATATCGGCGCGCAGCAGCAAGGTCTTACCGGGATACTCACCTTTGATATCCACCATCACACCGGTTTTGCCGACGCCGGTTTGTGGCGTCAGGCCCAGTGCCAGCAGTTCCTGCTCAACAATTTTTGCGGTGCGGATGGTATCGAAACCCAGTTCCGGGTGGGCGTGAATATCACGGCGGATAGCGATGAGATGCGCTTCGAGGCTTTCGCTTCTGGCGCTGATTTCCCGAGCCAACGTGGCTTTATGGTCTGTCATAAGTGCGGTGTTCTTTTCTCAGGCTTACGCCCGGCCTTTATGGCATTTTTATGAAGAAAGTCTCTGTATTTATTCACAGCCCCTGGCAGAATGCAACGCGCAATCTCGCGGGTTACTTGCTGAATTTTCGTGATATTTTGCTAATCCCCTGCGAAGGCAGGATAAAAAACCGCGTCAGGCAAATGAACCAGTTATAACATTCATAACTGGCCCGGAATCATCAGCATTTCTGATTTTGTTACTGAACAAAAAAAACCCATCGCAATCGGACCCGCTCGGCCACTCATTTCACGCTCTATCGACGGTGGCGTGACGCGCGGCGTGTAAAATCCATGCCACACTGCTGGCGAGCCTGAGAGCGCCATCCCTGGGTTCAACCGCGTGATACGCGGGGACGACCGACTTTCCGGCTGGCGATTTCAGCCTGAAATTCGCAAAAAGCGTTGCGGTGTATCGCCGAGTAAACGGCGGAACATGGAGATAAAGGCGCTGGGGCTTTGATAGCCAAGCTGACTGGCAATGCGTAACACCGGCTGGCCCTGCGCCAGTTGGACCAACGCTTCCGACAAACGCAACTGCTGTCGCCATTGGGTAAAGGTGATACCGGTTTGATCGCGGAACAACCGCGCGAGAGTCCGTGAACTGGCGCCAACACGACTGCCCCACTCCTCCAGCGTGTCACTGCTGGCCGGGCTTTGCAGTAGCTGCTGGCAAATGTTCATCAGGCGACGATCCGCGGGTAACGGTAATACACACACCGGACCCTCCGGGGCGCGGCGCAATTCATCCAGTAGCAACGGCGTTACCAGTTCAACACGCTGTAGATCGGGATGTGGCTGCAACCCAATCTCCACCAGCGTCTGCATCAACGCCTGGAGTAGCGGCGAAATCATCATGCTGTGCGCTTCCGGCCAAAAGGCGCGTGCCACTACCGGTTCCAGATACAAACTCAGACTGCGAATATCGCTTAACGCCGTCAGCGCATGAGGAACCGTGCCCGGCAGCCACAACGCCCTGCCAGGCGTTAAGGTCCAGGATGCGGTGTGCGTCTGTACCCGCATCACACCCTGTAAACACAACACCAGTTGTGCCACTTCATGCGCATGCCAGCGCTCCTCACGTCCCGCGTGATAATGCATTTCCCGTGTGGTCAATAACGGTAGCGCCGGGGAATCGTCAGCTAACCGTGGTTTGTTCAATACCATCTCACCCAATCCTGTCAGATTGCCGATTGCTGTCTGCTCTGCGTCATTCCGGTGTGTGATCTCGCAAAGCCGCCAGCGGGGCGCTATGAAATAAAATAGGAATGATTATCATTTGTATCACTATTTTAGGGTATTGGACTATATCGGGGATTAATTTAATGCGTCATCGCACTTTTCAGCGCACACCGCTGAGCGCAATGCTGCTGATTCTGTTTAGCAGCGCACCTGCATGGGCCGCAGATAACAATAATACGCACGACACCACGCTGACCGTCACCGCCAATAATAATGTCGATAGCGATGGCGGCGATGCCGATAGCTGGAACCAGGTGGCGAAGAAAGCCGATTCTGTCACCAAAAGCAGCCGTCCGTTAATCGAAACGCCGCAAAGTATTTCGGTGATCACCCAGGCGCAGATGGCCTCACAAGGTGCGTTGAACGTGGCGCAGGCGTTGCGCTACAACAGCGGGATCGGCTCAGAGGGCGGCGGTGCGGATTATCGTTTTGATGACATCACCATTCGCGGCTTTTCAGCCGATGAGTTTCTCGATGGCCTGCGCTTGCCTACGGTGACGTACTGGTCGCGTCCGAATTTCGATACTTTCCTGCTGGATCGCGTCGAAGTGGTCAAAGGCCCGGACTCCGTCACCTTTGGTCAGGCCAGTCCTGGCGGTGTGGTCAATATGGTAAGCAAGCGCCCCACCGCCGAACCGATCCACCAGATTTTTGTCAGTACCGGCAGCCATAATCTGTTTGAAACCGGGTTAGATCTCTCAGGCGCACTGGATAATGATGAACATTGGTTAGGACGCATTACCGGAACCTGGTCACGCAGCGATACTCAGGTCGATTACACCAAATACAAGCACTATGACATCGCCCCGGCGCTGACCTGGCAGCCCAATGATGACACGCGGCTAACGCTGCTTTCCCAATTCCGCAAAGACCCTTACACCGGTTTTTACAACCAAATGCCGCTGGAAGGCAGCCTGATCCACCTGGCACAGGGGAATTTCTCCGACAACTTCTACGGCGGTCAGCCCGGTTTTGATTACTACCGCCGTGAGCAGGCCAGTGTTGGCTACGACTTTATGCACAAATTCGATGACACCTGGAGCGTGCATCAGAATCTGCGTTATCTGCATACCAGCAGCGATTATCAGATGGTCTATCCCACCGGCACCAACGTCGATGGATCGGCCACCGTCAGCCGCGACAGTATGCGCATCATCGAGTCCTTTAACGCCTTTGATGTTGATACCAATGTGCAGGGCAACCTCTACACCGGCCCGGTTAATCATGCCGTCACGCTGGGGATGGATTATGTACATGACGATCTGCGACAAAACAGCGGCTACGGTACTGCGTCCGATATCAGCTATCTCAACCCGGATTACAGTACTCCGGTGGCCAGCCCATCGATTGACTACCACAACCGTTCCTTTATGACCCAGCTTGGTTTCTACGTGCAGGACAGCATGAAGTGGAACCACTGGATCCTGAACCTCGGTGGCCGTTATGACCAGGCGCAGAGTCGGGCGCAGAACTGGAACACCGGAACCCGCACCGAGTTGAACGACTATGCAACCACCGGTCGTGCCGGACTGATGTACCATTTTGATAACGGTATCGCCCCCTATATCAGCTACGGTACGTCGTTCCAGCCACAGTCGGGCACCACTTACGGCGGGGACCCCTTCAAACCGACCAAAGGCAAACAGTCGGAAGTGGGTATCAAGTATCAGCCGAATGGCTTTAATGCGTTGTTCAGCGCTGCGCTTTACGACCTGCGTCAGACCAATGTACTGACTGCTGATCCGGATCACGTCAACTACTCGGTGCAGACCGGTGAGATTCGTTCGCAGGGCTTCGAGCTGGAAGGCAAAGCCAATATTACTTCGCGCTGGCTGGTGAATGCGTCATATGCATTGACCAACCCGAAAGTGATCTCAGCAAACGATGATACCGAAGGCAAACAGCCGGTGGCGATTGCGCGCCAGACCGCCAGTCTGTGGACCGAGTACGCGTTACCCGGCATCTTCGATGGCATCACCCTCGGCGGCGGTGCCCGCTATGTTGGCACCAACTACGCGACCACCGACAACAGCCTGAAAGTCCCGGCCAGAACCATCTACGATGCGATGATGCGTTATCGCTGGCAGGAGTGGCAGTTGGCGCTGAATCTGCAAAACCTGACGGATAAACAGTACATCAGCAACTGTAACGATCTTGGTTGCCACTTTGGCCTGCGCCGCCAGTTGATCGCCACGGTGAGTTATCAGTGGTAATCCGTCGTCGGCAACTGATCCAGGGCGCGCTGGCAAGCGCTGCCCTGCTTTCATATCCACTGCGGGCCGCCAACGCGCCCCGCTGGGTGATCCTCGATTGGGGATTAACCGAAATGGCGCTACTGCTGGGTATCACACCGGTGGGGGTTGCGGCGACCGACTGGTATCGCCGCCTGTTTAGCCAGCCAACATTGCCGCCACAGGTGGTCGATGTCGGCCTGCTATTTCAGCCCAACTATGAAACCTTGTTTGAGTTGCGCCCCACTCAGTTGCTGGTGACGCCCGCGCACCGCATGGCTGAAGCGCAGTTATCGCGTATCGCCCCGCTGCATTACTTTGCGACTTACAGCCCACATCCCTGGCAACAGGCGCAGCAAAATCTGCACGCATTAGCCGAGCTGGCAGGGGATCCTGGTCGGGCGGATCGCGTGATGGCCCCCCTGCTGGCACGTCTTGATCAGGCGCGTCAGCGCGCCGCGCATTTTCAGCCTCGCCCCCTCTATCTGCTGCATCCGCTGGATACCCTGCATGTGCTGGCGTTCGGACCGGGCAGTTTGTTCAATGACATGCTGGCGTTGCTGGGCCTGGGTCATCACGTCCCGTTTGCCGTAGGTGCGCAGGGCGTGGCAACGCTGGAACTGGAGCAACTGGCGCAAATGCCACCTGGCTGGCTGGTGCTGCTGCCGTCCTGGCCGGAAGTGGATCTTAGCCCGATGCTGACCTCTCCGTTGTGGCATACCCTGATGCGTGGCGGCCATCAGAGAGTGGTTCTGCCAGATGGGCTATCGACGGAAGGCGGCGTACTCACGGCGGTGCGTTTTGCCGAAACGCTGGTGAACGCGCTACAGGAAGCCCACGCATGACAGGACGACATCCAGGCTGGCTCTGTGGTTTGCTGTTTGCCGTCGCGCTGGCCCTCAGCCTGCACCAAAGCCATCAACAACTGACGTGGTCAGCCGCCTGGCAAGCGCTACAGGGCAATGCACAACTCAGCCTTGCACAACAGATCTTCAGCCAGATGTGGCTACCGCGCCAGGGCATGGCGTGGCTGTGCGGACTGGCGCTCGGCTTTACCGGCGTGGTGATGCAACAAGCATTACGTAACCCACTGGCCGAACCGATGACGTTAGGTATCGCCTCCGGGGCCACCCTGGCATTGTCGCTGGCCGCGCTGGTTGGTCCGTCATGGTTGCTGGCCGGGCGTGAATGGGTGGCGTTCAGCGGTGCGCTGCTCGCCTTTGCCGTGGTGTTTCTGCTGAGTTTGCGCCAGGGTTTCACCCCCCTGGCGCTGACGCTGGCGGGTATGCTGGTCAATCTCTATTGCGGATCGGTCAATCTGCTGTTGTCAGTGATTTATGACCGTTCGCTGGCCGCCGTATTTATCTGGGGGGGTGGCACGCTGGCGCAGGAAAACGCCAGCCAGCTAGCGTGGTTACTGCCAAGGGTCGTGATAGCCGCGCTGCCAGTATGCTTTATTCTGCGCCCGCTGCGGCTGTTGACACTGAATGAACAGGTGAGCCGCTCCATTGGTCTGCCTGCCGGCATCGTGCGCGGCGTGGCGTTGTTGTCGGCGTTAGTGATCAGCAGCCTGGTCATCAGTGTGGTGGGTGTGATTGGTTTTATTGGCCTCGCCGCCCCCCATCTTGCCGTGCTGGCCGGGGCAAAAACTTTACGACAAAAACTGATCTGGTCACCGTTGCTGGCCGCCGGTCTGCTGTGGTTAACCGATCAGGGCGTTAGCCGTCTTAACGGTATTGGCGGCCTCCTGTTGCCCACCGGGATGATGACGGCGCTGGCGGGTGGCCCGTTGCTGTTGTGGTTTTTACCCCGTCTGCGCCATATTTTCCAACCCGATGTCAGTGAACCACACCAGCCCCCCTATCCTGGCGCTCGCTATACGCTGCTGCCGGTCGCGCTGCTCTTTTTTCTGATGCTGGCGGTGTCGCTCGATTTTGCCCGTGGTATTCACGGCTGGCACTGGAGTTCCCTTAACGAACTGCGGGCGATGCTACCGTTCCGCCTGCCACGTCTGCTGGCGGCGATCTCCGCCGGGATGTTGCTGGCGGCAGCAGGCGTGATTATTCAGCGCATCAGCCGCAACCCGATGGCCAGCCCGGAACTGTTGGGGATTGGCGCGGGTGCTGCGCTCGGAATCACCGTGCAGTTGCTGCTGTGGCCG encodes the following:
- a CDS encoding ABC transporter ATP-binding protein; its protein translation is MSKPTIALSHLRKSYGGHEVLHDISLTAQDGDVISLIGASGSGKSTLLRCIPFLEVPQGGEIAVGDELVTIDNPHEKLNREQRRSIKLMRMQLGFVFQSFNLWPHKTVLQNIMEAPVHVQKRSQKEALEEAEALLHKVGLYEKRNAWPSQLSGGQQQRVAIARALAQQPKAILFDEPTSALDPELVGEVLRVIRGLAEEGRTMIIVTHEMGFARDVSNKAVFLHQGKIEESGSPQQVFSDPISPRCKAFVSSHLHRNS
- a CDS encoding ABC transporter permease — translated: MDFSFLQHTLVALLRGLPLTLNLAVLSLVGGGVLALLLNLLRQNRAGSYLARFYVWLFRGTPLLIQIFMIYYGLGSLPAVRESIFWPLLRDPYWCGLIALILNDAAYTSEILRGGLNAVSVQSLEAAKVCGMSRFTTLRRITLPIAIRQALPAYSNEIISMIKSTSLVSTISLMEMTGIADSIVSETFRALEVFLSAAIIYLLLTVLVSKGVALLERRLSPYYAGAR
- a CDS encoding ABC transporter permease; the protein is MTIDWQLLGFGDEGWGGVLLNAATVTVTVSLCAWLLGAILGSLLCWMQIGGSRWQQKLAGGYITLFRGVPELLVIYLFYFGGRQVVAFFGEILDIPGPYDVNGFVAGAIAIGLISGAYQSGVFRGAYYAIPKGTLEAATVTGMGRLMMFRRMIVPQALKTALPGMGNQWQSVIKESALVSVTGLVETMNQISTASNSTQMPFFFYSVGAVIYLIITTCSDFVFRYVEKVAMRGQQRARL
- a CDS encoding transporter substrate-binding domain-containing protein; amino-acid sequence: MMRKGLFTASVGMLLLASSALVQAKDFGTLKFATEAAYPPFNQSTPSGKIVGYEPDMVAELAKRVGFKYELVAQKWSGMIPGLVDGKYDAVVDAVTVTPKREEVVDFTHQYTVSVSGFVTLKGSALDTLPGNNEVVTAGDEAGMTKAIDALRAKFKGKTIAVQVATIQADFLNKYLADVATIRTYQGGPETFADLLNGRVDAVMASRTNLNAYVKKHADTVNSTGYGFVGGVLGQGSAIALRKNNPELKAALDAALVSMIKDGTLKQLSIKWFGENVAPAE
- a CDS encoding M20 metallopeptidase family protein, coding for MTDHKATLAREISARSESLEAHLIAIRRDIHAHPELGFDTIRTAKIVEQELLALGLTPQTGVGKTGVMVDIKGEYPGKTLLLRADMDALPIHEQTGLPFSSNYPGKMHACGHDIHTATMLGVAAILPHYRHQLHGTVRLIFQPAEETPESGAEAMIADGAADGIDLAVTLHNKPELAAGEIGLTRGASTASSDEFDLVVHGVSTHAARPHMGTDPIIAAVHLITQLQTIISREVDPSNSAVLTVGHIHGGTTHNIVPDSCLIQGTVRAKSPATRAHIETAFKRICAGVALALNTRIEVNYQRGVPPLMNDDALIDQLETILSHQFGKTIVAKPSASFGAEDFSLFTERAPGCQIHIGSGAPGRDDHLHNSDYQPDERSIHAGTQALARLAIDLLSNNQ
- a CDS encoding AraC family transcriptional regulator, translating into MVLNKPRLADDSPALPLLTTREMHYHAGREERWHAHEVAQLVLCLQGVMRVQTHTASWTLTPGRALWLPGTVPHALTALSDIRSLSLYLEPVVARAFWPEAHSMMISPLLQALMQTLVEIGLQPHPDLQRVELVTPLLLDELRRAPEGPVCVLPLPADRRLMNICQQLLQSPASSDTLEEWGSRVGASSRTLARLFRDQTGITFTQWRQQLRLSEALVQLAQGQPVLRIASQLGYQSPSAFISMFRRLLGDTPQRFLRISG
- a CDS encoding TonB-dependent siderophore receptor, with protein sequence MRHRTFQRTPLSAMLLILFSSAPAWAADNNNTHDTTLTVTANNNVDSDGGDADSWNQVAKKADSVTKSSRPLIETPQSISVITQAQMASQGALNVAQALRYNSGIGSEGGGADYRFDDITIRGFSADEFLDGLRLPTVTYWSRPNFDTFLLDRVEVVKGPDSVTFGQASPGGVVNMVSKRPTAEPIHQIFVSTGSHNLFETGLDLSGALDNDEHWLGRITGTWSRSDTQVDYTKYKHYDIAPALTWQPNDDTRLTLLSQFRKDPYTGFYNQMPLEGSLIHLAQGNFSDNFYGGQPGFDYYRREQASVGYDFMHKFDDTWSVHQNLRYLHTSSDYQMVYPTGTNVDGSATVSRDSMRIIESFNAFDVDTNVQGNLYTGPVNHAVTLGMDYVHDDLRQNSGYGTASDISYLNPDYSTPVASPSIDYHNRSFMTQLGFYVQDSMKWNHWILNLGGRYDQAQSRAQNWNTGTRTELNDYATTGRAGLMYHFDNGIAPYISYGTSFQPQSGTTYGGDPFKPTKGKQSEVGIKYQPNGFNALFSAALYDLRQTNVLTADPDHVNYSVQTGEIRSQGFELEGKANITSRWLVNASYALTNPKVISANDDTEGKQPVAIARQTASLWTEYALPGIFDGITLGGGARYVGTNYATTDNSLKVPARTIYDAMMRYRWQEWQLALNLQNLTDKQYISNCNDLGCHFGLRRQLIATVSYQW
- a CDS encoding ABC transporter substrate-binding protein codes for the protein MVIRRRQLIQGALASAALLSYPLRAANAPRWVILDWGLTEMALLLGITPVGVAATDWYRRLFSQPTLPPQVVDVGLLFQPNYETLFELRPTQLLVTPAHRMAEAQLSRIAPLHYFATYSPHPWQQAQQNLHALAELAGDPGRADRVMAPLLARLDQARQRAAHFQPRPLYLLHPLDTLHVLAFGPGSLFNDMLALLGLGHHVPFAVGAQGVATLELEQLAQMPPGWLVLLPSWPEVDLSPMLTSPLWHTLMRGGHQRVVLPDGLSTEGGVLTAVRFAETLVNALQEAHA
- the fhuB gene encoding Fe(3+)-hydroxamate ABC transporter permease FhuB, producing the protein MTGRHPGWLCGLLFAVALALSLHQSHQQLTWSAAWQALQGNAQLSLAQQIFSQMWLPRQGMAWLCGLALGFTGVVMQQALRNPLAEPMTLGIASGATLALSLAALVGPSWLLAGREWVAFSGALLAFAVVFLLSLRQGFTPLALTLAGMLVNLYCGSVNLLLSVIYDRSLAAVFIWGGGTLAQENASQLAWLLPRVVIAALPVCFILRPLRLLTLNEQVSRSIGLPAGIVRGVALLSALVISSLVISVVGVIGFIGLAAPHLAVLAGAKTLRQKLIWSPLLAAGLLWLTDQGVSRLNGIGGLLLPTGMMTALAGGPLLLWFLPRLRHIFQPDVSEPHQPPYPGARYTLLPVALLFFLMLAVSLDFARGIHGWHWSSLNELRAMLPFRLPRLLAAISAGMLLAAAGVIIQRISRNPMASPELLGIGAGAALGITVQLLLWPLGGVVAMLASSAVGALLTLALTLWQARHYALNPQRMLLSGLAITALFQSVAAVVLSNNGMAAAMLRQLMTGSTYYVNASTAGIALVLALLLLALTPLLRRALLLLPLSSVSPSLGLDVTQARLLLMVLAAAMTGVATLIVGPLSFIGLLGPQLARQLGARRPLQQLTLAVLIAAVLMMLADWAGNNLLYPRQIPAGLMATLIGGPWLALLLWRPLNSTNS